In bacterium, a single window of DNA contains:
- the ribE gene encoding Riboflavin synthase, with protein MFTGIIQHRGRIERLESRGANARLVLSVPTEFMQGVETGDSIACDGICLTALLPGASGFEADVSLETLRRTTLGQRRAGDQMNLEQSLRLGDKLGGHLVTGHVDAVGRLLQRTSHGESVQMRFALPPELAPLIAHKGSVAVDGVSLTPTDVTREHFDVWLIPETLSRTSLGGLQPGGLVNLEADLLSRYVARQLALSGSGLSVAGLEAAGWGAGPVVD; from the coding sequence ATGTTCACCGGCATCATTCAGCATCGCGGACGCATCGAACGCCTGGAGTCCCGGGGGGCCAACGCCCGGCTGGTGCTCTCGGTCCCGACAGAGTTTATGCAGGGAGTCGAGACGGGTGATTCCATCGCCTGCGATGGCATCTGCCTGACCGCCCTGCTGCCGGGTGCGTCTGGGTTCGAAGCCGATGTGTCGCTGGAGACGCTCCGCCGCACCACCCTGGGACAACGTCGCGCCGGCGATCAGATGAATCTGGAGCAGTCCCTGCGACTGGGGGACAAGCTTGGAGGACATCTGGTGACGGGGCATGTGGATGCGGTGGGTCGGTTGCTGCAGCGCACCTCCCACGGGGAAAGCGTTCAGATGCGCTTTGCCCTGCCGCCGGAACTGGCACCGCTGATCGCGCATAAAGGAAGCGTGGCGGTCGATGGGGTCTCCCTGACACCCACCGATGTCACCCGGGAGCATTTCGACGTCTGGCTCATCCCGGAAACCTTGTCCCGGACCTCCCTTGGGGGTCTGCAGCCCGGCGGACTGGTGAATCTGGAAGCGGATTTACTGAGCCGCTATGTGGCGCGGCAGCTGGCCCTGTCCGGATCGGGGCTGTCTGTCGCGGGGCTCGAAGCGGCCGGCTGGGGGGCCGGGCCTGTGGTAGATTGA
- the mqnA gene encoding Chorismate dehydratase encodes MTHFRLGVVPYVNAMPLWVPLEKHLVSTQHSFTFEKAVPDRLARDLAAGQVDCATLSIVEAMRNVRLRVVDGVCIASRGAVETVQIFHQRPLAQCRKVLLDKDSRTSSFVAKLLLNTIFPLADREFATGVVDPHLLHPVPDAAAKPILPPLARGEAVDQGHLPAGPLEGGHGVARVAAVVAPVGPAGHNRNLLQPIPLTDYDAFLSIGDKTWEFLKSSWDRSDIGELWTNHTQLPMVWAAWTCGESCAVKDLAPVLVRARETGGTILDDIIQRLSRSREVDKAQIWRYLTEVMHYKLGPEEKQAISKLFEMGATVGSLPPAGRVYFVS; translated from the coding sequence ATGACGCACTTTCGTCTGGGTGTCGTCCCGTATGTCAACGCCATGCCTCTCTGGGTCCCTCTGGAGAAGCACCTGGTCTCTACCCAGCATTCCTTCACGTTTGAAAAGGCAGTCCCGGATCGCCTGGCCCGGGACCTGGCGGCCGGGCAGGTGGACTGCGCCACGCTCTCGATCGTGGAAGCGATGCGGAATGTCCGGCTGCGGGTGGTGGATGGTGTCTGTATCGCCAGTCGCGGTGCAGTGGAGACGGTGCAGATTTTTCATCAGCGACCGCTGGCGCAATGCAGGAAAGTCCTGCTGGACAAGGACTCCCGAACCTCGTCGTTTGTTGCCAAGTTGCTGCTGAACACCATTTTCCCGCTGGCCGATCGGGAGTTCGCCACGGGTGTGGTGGATCCGCATCTGCTGCATCCGGTCCCGGATGCTGCCGCGAAACCGATCCTGCCCCCCCTGGCCCGGGGGGAAGCAGTCGATCAGGGACACCTGCCAGCCGGCCCACTGGAAGGTGGCCACGGTGTTGCCCGGGTGGCGGCAGTGGTCGCGCCGGTGGGTCCTGCGGGGCATAACCGCAACCTGCTACAGCCGATTCCGCTGACCGACTACGACGCCTTCCTCAGCATCGGTGACAAGACCTGGGAGTTCCTGAAAAGCTCCTGGGACCGGTCGGATATCGGCGAACTCTGGACCAACCACACGCAGTTGCCTATGGTCTGGGCTGCCTGGACCTGCGGTGAATCGTGTGCGGTGAAGGACCTGGCACCGGTGCTGGTCCGGGCCCGGGAGACCGGGGGGACCATTCTGGACGACATCATCCAGCGCCTTTCCCGGAGCCGGGAGGTTGATAAAGCTCAGATCTGGCGTTACCTGACCGAGGTGATGCATTACAAGCTGGGTCCGGAGGAGAAGCAGGCGATCAGTAAACTTTTCGAGATGGGAGCGACTGTGGGATCGCTACCGCCCGCCGGACGGGTCTACTTCGTCAGCTAA